From the Palaemon carinicauda isolate YSFRI2023 chromosome 4, ASM3689809v2, whole genome shotgun sequence genome, the window ctccactgcggcagcttatttctcaaccttggcctttcttgccagttaatacgtgttaaggtcaaagaccttaacacgtattaactggcgaggattttcatacactgaaatatgaaccaagtttgaagtatccgtgacaacgatatccaaacttatggctgattacgtgaactggacattttgtttgaccgtgaccttgaccttccaaaatttaatcatttccagctttccacataacagttaatccctccaagttgCATTACCCTACCATTAAAACTGTGGccaagaaactgttcacaaacaaacacacaagtagGGGTAAAaacagcctccttccaacttcgttggagaagGTAATCACCTAAAGATAGTGTAATTAGATTTAAGAGCTGGACACTAGGGAGTCCTGAACAATGGTATAAATTTGCCTGAAAGTTTTAATTTATATACCCGAGCCTATTATGAGAACTGCTGAAATTATCAGGAATATTACAGCAAATGAGGGAATCATTAACATATCAGAAACTCCAAGTGAGTAAagttgcttatctctctctctctctctctctctctctctctctctctctctctctctctctctctctctctctctctctctctctctctctctcatatatgtttgCAACTCAATTATTGTGTTAACGAACCATCCTCCCCACATATCAGTTTGACCAACCAATTCCAATTAACTACCAATGAGTTTTAATACAAAGGATATAACGAAATTATACGAAGTTTAATATCACATTGGCAAGATACGCAAAATATtatttgtgaaaaataaaacatatcGCATACATGCATCACATATTTACTTAATTATATTTACGTTTGGATCTGGATAGGAAaactactgttaaaaatttgcactaaaaaacggtaaaagcctggcaacatttattccaggaattttacagtttgaaaaacggatatatagaccaaccggtaaaagataacagtttggtaaaattacggtcgcctgtagtttactgaaatgcgactgagaacaggatatttttacggagaatttcctattaaaattacggttttttttaaacagtgtaccaAAGCGTTTACAGTTTCAGAAAACTAAAATGCCTACCGATTGTATTAACGCTTACAGACATGAGACTGGTATCGCTTGAAATCGTAGGATTGTgacaaagtaaaatataaattttcaatcaTTGATAATTACAGACAAAAAACTATTGACGTGGCCATCACAGTGCATTTGTGACTTTTCCCAATCTTTAAGCAGAATTAGGGTGGAAATGTTCTTATTATTTGTGCACATATAGTAACACATTGGTTATTTAAATACAATACAATTGTGTGCTTGAAATGTAATtacgttgttgttgttcttgtagaTTGTAAgggcatgacacgggctcttgcgcacTTGCAGCCGTAGCATAATTATGTATAGTTAATggcaaataatgaataaaaacgTTATTAAATTTAGTGTCATTGATTAATTTTAGTCATATAATTAAAAGACATGCATGAATATTTGTAGCCATGAATTATAACAACAGGCTCCTGCACTTGCCACACACAAGTATTGCATTATAagagtaataaataataacaattagaGTGGACATATTACCAAACACTATGGCTGAGTAGGTCATTCAGGTCCATCATGGTAAATTAAGAAACTGAATTTTTACTAAAAACTCATAATTAAAAATACATCAATTTCAAGCACATAATTACCACAAAATCGTATATTTAAAAATCTAAATATCATTGACGAAAATTCgtacaattaaaaaataaatataattcacacgataaaaaataaaactgcagtACCTTAATTCAACTATAAATCCGATTAAATAAATGGCAATGAAGAGCTCAATTACAATGGGCATGCATTTGTGGTGTATTGGTAACATCTAAAATACACTCGAAGTAGGTATGTCCGACTTCAAGTCATCTTAAAATTGAAAGCCAAAGGGCTAATATCCTTGACAATTTCAGTTTTATagactagtatacgcgacccgtatAAAAAGACGGCTTAaagtttagataaatatgcacacacagattcatcaCTCTCGGGGTACCccgtctcaccaaggtatgacaactccctctccccctaccagagggaagaGGAACTCAAAGAGAGATGAGTAGTTTTAGGCCAATATGAAATGTGGAAAAGCTAATCATGAGCTTTATAGCTTGAACATGGAAGCTTAATTTTGGGGGAATCTAGTACATACTAAGTTATATTATCTGAATATGCTGTACTTTTCCTTAATTTCCCACACATAATGAATTAAAGTCTTTAGTAAAGTACTTTAAATGCACACGCACAGTCGGGTAACTTAGCTACATTTGATTAATCTTTATGGAGTACAGTGGTATCTTGACTTACGAGTTTATTCGTTCTGGGGTGAGCTTGTATCTCAATTTGCTCGTATATCAAATCAAATTTTCCCATTAAAAATCCTTAAAATGCCCTTAATCCGTTCCAACCCTCACACTGACACCCCCATATTCTTATGTTTCATATtattaaataaggaaaataaatgtctaaatatcaaatatcatcatcatctcctcttaagcttattgatgcaaagggcaccATGTAAAGGTATAAAGAGTTTTTTTTAGTGTGCTGGAGATGAGAAGACTTGAGTTAACGAAGACGATGGTGGAGGGAGAAGATAGAGGAAATTGATGGAGGAGGATCGAAGGCTTGTTTTTTTGCCAACAATACTTAACACTACCTATGTAACCCTAAACTTACATGCTACTTCAAAATTattcattctgatttttttttatgtacttttttattttatccttttctttaATTAACAGATGTTCGGAGCTTTGAAATTATCTTAACACCTTTGCCTGGCATTATATTCTTAAGATTCTTTCTGCTTCAAATTGGGCAGATCGCAGACATGCATTCATACGTCTTAGCAAAGTCCTTCAACATGTACCTTCCTCATACAGTAATGCCTTGACATACGAGTGTCACAACATACAAGAGATTTGAAATACGATTaaaatttcaagcaaatttttGCCCAGAGATACGAGACagatttgagatacgaggatacgagactgTCCCGAGTGTGCAAGAGGCTGCTCATGAGGCCAGCATCGCTCTCTCTTTCCTGTCGGATAACTGTTGCGTattaaagttatctccgagcatcggccgtagtgtttgcattttttatgtgttttttcgttaatcagtacagaatcaagtgaataagcaatgggtccaaagcaagcgagtgcaaacacgtgtggtgaaaagaaaaagcgtatgatgacaatcaaGATAAAGcataaataatcgaaaaacatgagagtggtgtacgagtgactgagctggctcgccaatatgagaggagtacatcaacaatatgtaccatcctcaagcagaaggatgctataaagagcatcaagccttccaaaggactaaccatcctttccaacTGTGCAGTGATATTCCTGACGAGacggagaggcttcttttaatatggataaagttgaaacagttggcgggagatggTGTGACCGAGACGATCctctgtgaaaaggccagcggaatctacgatgacttgaaaggaaagcaagcagctgagagaggggagacttcgacgccagctgAAAGCTTCAAACCCAGTCATGGCTGGTTGGGTAATTTCAAAAtatggactgggatacactcgatTGTGAGGCATGGgaaagcagcaagttccgacttgaaagccgcggcggactacatcaaaacctttgcctcagttatcgcaaaacaaggatacatcccccaacaagtgttcaactgcgatgaaactggacttttctggaagaagatgcccaggaggacattcatcatggcagaggagaagagactaccaggccataaacccatgaaggaccggttaactctagccttgtgtgtcaataccagcggtgactgtaaggtcaagccactgctggtgtaccactctgaaaaccctcgagctttcaagagccaaaggattttGAAAGAAAATCTGCGAGTGATGTggtgcgctaatgctaaggctttgGTTACGCGACATTTCTTCACAAAATGGGTTAATCTGTGATTTGGTCCaccagtcaaaaaatatttggccgagaaaagcctGCCAATGGACTGACTCCTGGTCCTCAaaaatgcccctggtcaccctcctggtctcgaagaggacattcttgatgagtacacaTTCaacaaggtcctttatctcccgcccaacaccacgccactcctccagcccatggaccaacaagtaatttccaactttaaaaaagtgtacacgaagcatttgttcaagataTGTTTCGATGTCACAGTCAACACCAAtgtcacccttcgtgaattttggaaagaacatttcaatatcgttcactgcttaaaaattattgacgatgcatggcagggcgtcacacgaagaactcttaattcgttgagagggactttgaagggttcaatACGCAAAACTAATTGTGGTGGATGAAATTGtctctcttggaaagtccatggggctggaggtagatgaggcagacgtgaacgaccttgccgcggagcatcacgaagagctcacgacacaggaattgatcgagctccaggagatgcaacattcggaggtgttgcaggaacTCAGTagagaggaggaggtggaagatggAAGAGGCGGACCGCCTTTCTACCAAGGAAATCAGACATGTTAGCTAAGTGGCAGGAGTTTTcggattttatggaaaagaggcgcCCGGACAAGTTAgtgtgtggtcgtgcgttagccttttgtgacgacacttgtgtacgtcattttcctaacattttgaaggggagacaagagcaaacatccctagataggttacttttaaaaaggccagcaaaaaatgaaggtgaaagcgaggcaaaaagagccaaaccggaagaaaagaaaaaaatgaaaatgaaaacaaaattagaattaagtttagtgtaacgtaagattaacatctattttcaagtgtgtgtacagtcagctaatttcatttaagttaaatttaaacaagttatgttacgtagtgttacaaaggtgtagcgtaccgaacgtattgccgtcaagtctctctccttcccctttctctctcgctcctcctccgcacacaccgccgttagccgctaccgtctgcctcgaaggtaagaactccataataatgtcactttttattgcagatcataaccagtacataggtatttgttattttgtgagcataggttgtgaattagaacaattaaaaacctGTTTTtctactgtaatatactgtttttgggtgtttttttcagagggtgggaacgtattaatatttttttgttattttataggGGAAAAATTGGtccgagatacgagcgaattgacatacgagctcgggtcccggaatGCATTAAGCTCATATCTCTCAAGTTATTACTGTATTTCTTAATGTTTTCACATTTCAATTCTATTACAGtatcatctttgtatatatttttctgtacatattactTATTCAGTCTGGCGCAGAATCATCTGCctttcatttctatatacatttcattattatatgtcaagcgtggACTTTCATATTTATTGCAATGTTGACTGTAGAAAACCAAAATGCCCCGCATTTTTCACCCGTTCGCGGTCGGTAAGCCACCTTGCTACTTTGCCATCagcacaggtcaatgtactttgcccGTGTCGGAAATAAAGCATAACTCGTCTATAGTctgtcatctcgaaccctcacaactggtgaccgcGGAGTTTCCTTAACGGATTTACAATggcgatttttaaaaaaaatcttttgggcTTGCGAATCCTTTGACCTCAacgccattaacggactaattacgaTGCAAGTAATTTTGCGTTTTGGCATCGGCAAAACTTTGCCATGGAATTTCCCTTAACGGACTTACAACAGCGATTCGACAGAAATCGTTCGGGCTCGCAACTCCACATAGCCCAATGCCACTAACGGAGCTAATTACGGCGCAAATCAGTTTGCGTTCTGCATTTCCAAAAGCAGTTTTGCCACGGCAATTAACGACTACTCGACTGCTTGGAATGCCTACTCCATTAGCAGATTTAATACGGCTCACTACCAAGTTTCGAAGTGTGGGGTCGGATGACAGATTCAGAAGTCGACAGTACCTCGCCCCTCGCAACCGAAGGGCACGGCGCGATAATAACACAAACGGCTACACAAATGTCGATGGGACATAAATTGCAGCTGCCTCCCTTCACACCGGACGCATCAACGGTATGGTTCCAACGTGCCGAGTCCCACTTCAGACTGGCAAACATTACTGATGAGATAAAAAAGACAGATATGGTGAGGGTAATGTTGACACCAGATGCTTTTAAGAGGATTTCCCCCTGGCTGAAACAGAGGCCCAGACCCATGAGGTATAGCGACCTAAAAAAGAAACCGACGGAGATCTACGAACCCCCGGTACCCCTGAGGGCCCAGCGCGTCCTCGACCTGATGACGAAGCCCCTCGGCAGCCTGGGACGAACTGATGGACCTCCTCCAGCTGAACAAGCTCGACAGCGATGGGCGGCCCAGGGAGATAAACCTGTCAAGGGAAATCTCCTCCGTCGCATTCCCCAAAGCATTCATGCCAAGTTGGAGGGCGCCGAGGCCCTGGACACGCCGTCATTGGTTGAAAAGGCCAAGAAACTTCACCTGGCAGCCGGGGCTGCCAGATACACCGCCTCTGTCAACGCCATCACGGAGGAGACTGAAGATTATCCTGCATAACCAGATGAGGTGGGGATTAACGCGGTCCACGGCGGGAGATTCCAGAACTCCCGCTCTCGTACCCCGCCGCATCGACAGCAGCAGCAATGCCAGCAGAGTCCCCAGCAGCAGCAAAGGCACCAGAGGGAAGACCACTACCACAAGGGTCCTGACTTTCCCAGATGGTGTTATTTCCACCAAGTACGGGGGAAAGAGGCAAGGAAGTGCGTCTAGCCATGCGCCCATTCAAAACACTAGGTGGGCGACTGCGTCTACAAGCAACCGTGGAGCAGGCAAGGCCCAATCACATGGGCTTCTACATCCTGGACCTCAACTCAGGAAAAAGGTTCCTGGTGGATACCGGTGCTACAGTGCTGACTTTCCCGCCCTCGTAGGATGACTGCGgcctcccatcagacgacagggctGCCCTGGTTGCCGCAAACGGCAGCCCCATCATCTGTTATGGGACGAGGACAAtgaagatatctatcatgggccgcgATTACGAATGGCTTTTCCAGGTCGCTGACGTCAAGATGCCCCTCCTGGACACCGATTTCCTTGCTCACCCCGGACTGCTGGTAGATGTGCGTTGCAAACGACTAGTCGACCAGGATTTGTACCagtcccaccacctctccagcGGGCCCAGACTTCCTTGGGTGTGTTCAGTCACGTCCCACGAATACAGCTGCCTGCTGCAGGAATTCCCGGTGGTCTTCAAACCCGAGCTTCGCCAACTGGAAGGGGTCGCCGCCAACCATGGGATATTTCCCCATATCTCAACAACAGGCCCCCTAACCCATTGCAGGTTTAGACGCCTCCCACTGCAGAAGCTACAAGACGCCAAGCACGCCTTCCAGGAGATGGAGCGTATGGGAATTTGCAAGAAGGCGTCCCACCCTTGGGCCTCTCCGCTGCATATGGTCAAGAAACCCAACGGGAGTTGGAAGCAATTATAGACACTTAAATCTGGTCACGACGCCTGACCACAACCCTTTACCCGACATGCAGGATCTCACTGGGGCCCTCCATGGGGCCATTATTTTCTCTAAAATAGATCTCCTGAAGTCTTATTTTCAGATCCCAGTGCATCCCGACGACATCCCGAAGACAGCCATCATCACCCCATTTGGATCCTACGTTTTCTCCTACTTAATGTTCAGCTTGAgaaacgccggggcgaccttccagcgtctaatggacagcatcctgggggaccttcccttctgcgcTGTTTGTGTCGACGACATCCACATGTTCTCCAAGACACGGAAGGACCACCTAGGGCACGTGAGGACGGTTCTGAAGCAGCTGCAGGAGAATAGCCTCGTGGTAcgcttcgacaagtgcacattcgggGTGGAGAAGGTGGAGTTCCTGGGACACGAACTCTCAAAAAAGGGGCGAGCGCCCAGTGACATCGAAGGTGGACACGGTAAACAAGTTCCCAGCACTGACCTCCGTGAAGTCCCTGCAAGAGTTCATCGGCATGGCTAAATACTACCGGAGATTCCTACCCAACATCGTCAGCGTGATGATGCCCCTCCTCGATGTCCTGAAGGGGAAACCGAAGAAACTACAGTGGGGTCCTCCTCAACAAAAAGTGTTCAAGCAGACAAAGACTGCCCTTCGCAAGGCCACAAACCTGCCCTACCAGGACCCCAATGAGGTTAACTACGGACGCCAGTAACGTCGCATGAGGCGCAGTCCTGGAACAGTTGGTCAACAACGAGCCCCAACCCCTCGCCTTCTTCAGCAGGACGTTGAAACCACCCGAGCTACTGGCAGTATACACCGCCATCAGGCACTTCATGTACCTGCTGGAGGGAACCTCATTCGCAATTCAGACGGACCACCAACCTCTGGTCCACACTTTCCTAAGCCTGGGGACGCATCGTCCGCCCGACAGCAACGACATCTGGCGGCCATCTCCGAGTTCAGCTGTACCATCAGCTATGTCCAACGAAAAAAGAACCCGGTGGCCGACAACCTGTCGAGgatctgcatcaattccatccacaaCGGGATGGACTATGAGGATATCGCCTGGGAGCAGACGGATGACCCCACCACAGTAGA encodes:
- the LOC137639774 gene encoding uncharacterized protein, encoding MKISIMGRDYEWLFQVADVKMPLLDTDFLAHPGLLVDVRCKRLVDQDLYQSHHLSSGPRLPWVCSVTSHEYSCLLQEFPVVFKPELRQLEGVAANHGIFPHISTTGPLTHCRFRRLPLQKLQDAKHAFQEMERMGICKKASHPWASPLHMVKKPNGSWKQL